A genomic window from Yarrowia lipolytica chromosome 1D, complete sequence includes:
- a CDS encoding uncharacterized protein (Compare to YALI0D21670g, some similarities with uniprot|Q06551 Saccharomyces cerevisiae YLR246w ERF2 protein involved in palmitoylation and localization of RAS2P): protein MDISEFLSEGDVEMQQLSEDNGRHVGHSRDISHDANLSPQPSRDFPRESTTSSIPSRLNMTDFLTSVAPDTAEPAVPNTACTLVGDHVASSSGSNNTNHVTPTDSPGGGDEGGFMSTSANSETQRMSGVFKTSKPGHGVNDHVNMDFYTPPTTAGPPTRGSPESVPTTAASTFPLRKRTRAHLRARDKSDGPAPSSRGTSDRLWSWVFLKQPLSLPEHNYQAHLGNNVFLIGGRFLSARQKPLNIAVLCVILILGGLYYGFVAPWTWNHISPAIPAVFTYIFLLCVASFLRASFSDPGILPRNIHLTDRIADGSIPNEYSVEPGIDAFDPRKNTTSLSCFKQPESSENLVYLKYCSTCKIWRPPRASHCSDCDNCVDFHDHHCIWLNNCVGRKNYRYFVAFVMTGGLCGLYIVGNSIAHVICYKRHMHMTIAESLRHRPMPLVMIFLGFLGAGYPLALVGFHLWIASRGESTHEFVSMNPVTKHVVDGHVGVTLSKCKVMGSHDGFKRFSDAVLAVVCARLCAHVSPHSNPVTKQTTPQGVQKSTFRHWKRF, encoded by the coding sequence ATGGACATTTCGGAATTCCTTTCTGAAGGGGATGTCGAGATGCAACAATTGTCAGAAGACAATGGACGCCATGTGGGccattcacgtgacatatCACATGATGCTAACCTTTCACCCCAGccttcacgtgacttcccACGTGAATCCACAACCTCTTCAATCCCCTCGAGACTCAACATGACCGACTTTCTGACAAGCGTCGCACCAGACACTGCTGAGCCCGCAGTGCCTAATACTGCCTGTACATTAGTGGGTGATCACGttgccagcagcagtggcaGTAACAATaccaatcacgtgactccgACCGACAGTCCAGGCGGCGGCGACGAGGGTGGGTTCATGTCTACTTCAGCCAATTCTGAGACTCAAAGAATGAGTGGTGTATTCAAGACGTCGAAGCCGGGGCATGGAGTCaatgatcacgtgaacatGGACTTTTACACGCCTCCCACAACAGCTGGACCTCCAACTAGAGGTTCACCTGAGTCGGTACCGACCACAGCCGCATCTACTTTTCCGTTACGGAAGCGAACCAGGGCTCATTTGAGAGCACGTGACAAGTCAGATGGTCCGGCGCCTTCTTCACGTGGTACTTCTGATCGACTTTGGTCTTGGGTTTTTCTCAAGCAGCCTTTGAGTCTTCCTGAGCACAACTATCAGGCACATTTGGGTAATAATGTGTTTCTCATTGGCGGTAGATTTCTTTCAGCTCGCCAGAAACCGCTGAATATTGCTGTTTTATGTGTCATTTTGATTCTAGGAGGTCTCTACTATGGATTTGTGGCTCCCTGGACGTGGAATCATATCTCCCCTGCTATTCCCGCAGTGTTCACATACATCTTCTTACTGTGTGTAGCCTCTTTTCTGAGGGCAAGTTTTTCGGACCCAGGAATCCTTCCTAGAAACATTCATCTCACAGATAGGATAGCAGATGGATCTATTCCTAACGAATATTCAGTGGAGCCAGGCATTGATGCGTTTGATCCGAGAAAGAACACCACTTCTCTGTCATGCTTCAAGCAGCCAGAATCATCAGAAAATTTGGTATATCTCAAATACTGCTCAACCTGCAAGATATGGAGACCCCCTCGAGCCTCCCATTGTAGCGATTGTGACAATTGTGTGGACTTCCACGATCATCATTGCATCTGGCTCAACAACTGCGTGGGCCGAAAAAACTACCGCTACTTTGTGGCCTTTGTCATGACCGGAGGACTCTGTGGACTGTACATTGTTGGAAACAGTATAGCTCACGTCATCTGTTACAAGAGACATATGCACATGACCATTGCTGAGTCATTGAGACACAGACCGATGCCTCTGGTGATGATTTTTCTGGGCTTTCTAGGAGCTGGCTATCCTTTGGCATTGGTAGGCTTCCATTTGTGGATTGCATCGAGGGGGGAGAGCACGCATGAATTTGTGAGTATGAATCCCGTGACCAAACACGTGGTAGATGGCCATGTTGGGGTCACATTGTCGAAATGTAAAGTCATGGGCTCACATGACGGCTTCAAGCGGTTCTCAGACGCGGTATTGGCCGTAGTCTGCGCTCGACTTTGTGCTCACGTATCACCACATTCTAACCCAGTTACGAAACAAACAACTCCCCAAGGAGTACAAAAGTCGACCTTTCGACACTGGAAACGTTTTTAA